In the genome of Chryseobacterium sp. 52, the window CAGGAGAAGCGGTGATGACTTCCGCGGGGAATCTGCCGGCAAAGTATGTCATTCACACTGTAGGTCCGGTTTGTAACCATGATGAAGAAAAAGGATCTGCATTATTAACGAATTGCTATATCAACTCTTTGAAATTAGCAGAAAGTCTTGGAGTGAAAACAATTGCCTTTCCAAATATCAGCACGGGAATTTATAAGTTTCCAAAAGAATTGGCTGGAAAGATTGCGGTAGAAACAGTAAAGAATTTTCAGTCAGAAACCATTGAGAAAGTTATTTTTGTCTGCTTTGATGATGAAAATGAAGCGATTTACAAAAAATTATTAGATTAAAAAACAAATGAAAAAACTAACCATATTAAGCGGTGCAGGAATCAGCGCCGAAAGTGGAATAAAAACTTTCAGAGATGGAGACGGGCTCTGGGAAAACCATAATGTAACAGATGTTGCAAGTCCGGAAGGATGGAGAAAAGACAGAGAACTGGTGTTGGAATTTTACAACCAGAGAAGACGTCAGCTTCATGAAGTTGACCCTAATGAAGCCCATCAATTAGTCGCAGAACTCGAGAAATACTTCGAAGTTCAAATTATTACCCAAAATATAGATGACCTGCATGAAAGAGCCGGGTCTACACATATTCTTCATATTCACGGAGAATTGTTCAAGTCTTGCTCATGCAACAATAAAAACCTGACATACGAGCAAAAAGGCGATATCAATATTGGAGATAAAGCAGAAGATGGTGCTCAGTTAAGGCCTGATATCGTTTGGTTTGGAGAAGACGTTCCATTGTATCAGACGGCGAGAGAAAAGGTAAAAGAGGCAGACATCTTGGTGGTAATCGGAACCTCTTTGCAGGTATATCCCGCAGCTGGATTAATTCATGAGATCAAAGATGACTGTCTGCTGGTAGTCATCAACCCCAACGAAACAGGATTCGGATACGGAAAAAGAGCAGTAGTCATGAAAGAATCTGCAACAAGAGGAATGAAGCTGCTTTTTGATAAACTTGTTAACCTTGCCTAATGGAAAATACTGTAAAAGCCGGAATTTTTGGAGTGTGTATCGGTGATGCACTGGGAGTTCCGGTTGAATTTAGAAGTAGGGAGCAACTCAAACGCTCTCCGGTCACTCAAATGAGAGCAATGGGAACACACCATCAGCCCGTGGGAACATGGAGTGACGATAGTTCTTTGGCATTTTGTCTTGCTGAAAGTCTTTCTAATGGATATGATCTGGAAAATATTGCTCTAAAGTTTCTTCAATGGTATAATGCAGAAATATGGACACCTCACGGAAGAGTTTTTGATATTGGTATTGCCACTTCGCAAGCCATTCATAGGATCAGCAAAGGAACTTCTCCTGCTTTATGTGGTGGAACTTCTGAGTTCGATAATGGAAATGGTTCTTTAATGCGGATTCTACCATTATTATTTTATATTAAAGATTTTCCTATTGAGAAACGGTTTGATATTACAAAAGATGTTTCCTCTATCACACACGGACATATCCGTTCTGTTCTGGCTTGTTTTATTTATTTGGAATTGGCTTTAGAAATCCTGAAAGGACAAGATAAATGGAAATCGTACAGAACAATGCAGAAAAAAGTTCGGGAATTTTTGAATCATAATCCTATTTGTTCCCAAAATGAAATGGATAAATTCCACCGGATATTAGAATTAAAAATCGGGGAATATGATGTCGCTCCATTATATACTTTACAGGAAGAAGAAATAAAAAGCAGCGGTTACGTTCTTCACAGTTTAGAAGCTTCACTTTGGTGTTTCCTTACCACTGAAACCTATGCTGAAGCCGTTTTGAAAGCGGTGAATTTAGGGGAAGATACAGATACAACCGGAGCTATTACTGGAGGAATTGCAGGCATCTATTATGGAGTCGAAAATATTCCGGAAGAATGGATTGCTGAGCTAGTGAGGAAAAATGATATTGAAGCTCTATGTGAAAAGCTGGAAAAAAAAATTAATTAAATAAGAAAAGAAATACCATGAACGAAATAGAAAACAAAAGAATAAGCAAATTTCTAAGCCTTATTCTGAGACATCAACCCGAAACCATTAATCTGAAACTGGATGAAAACGGTTGGGCAGAAGTTGATGAACTGATTACAAAATCTGCAAAAGGTAGAATGCATTTCTCTTTTGAAGACTTAGAAGAAGTTGTAGAGACTAATAATAAAAAGCGGTTTGCTTTTAATGAAGATAAAACCAGAATCAGAGCAAGTCAGGGACATTCCATTGATATAGATCTCGCTTTGAAAACAATGCGGCCACCGGATTTTCTGTACCACGGAACGGCAGAAGCCAATATTTCTTCCATTCTGGAAAAAGGAATTGAAAAAAGAAGCCGCCAGCATGTTCATCTCAGTGCAGATAAGGAAACGGCAACAAAAGTAGGAATGCGCCATGGAAAACCTGTTATTCTGACCATCAGGACCAAAGAAATGCATGAAGACGGAATAGCTTTTTACCTTTCAGCCAATGAGGTGTGGTTAACGGACTTTATAAATGCTAAATATATTTCGAAATAAAGATGGGCAGAACATTAGTAATCGGTGATATCCACGGAGGTTTCAAAGCCTTACTACAGATTTTTGAAAGAGCAGAAGTGACAGCAGATGATAAACTTATCTTTCTGGGAGATTATGTAGACGGATGGAGTGAATCTTCTCAGGTCATCCAGTTTCTGATACAGCTTTCCGAAAAGCAGGAATGTATTTTCATCAAAGGAAATCATGATGTCTGGACAGAAGATTGGCTCTCCCTGGGAAGCGATACCGGGGTATGGCTTTCCAATGGTGGTAAAAGCACTGTTGAGAGCTATAATGACTATTCATTGGAAAATCTGGATCTCCACCTTGAATTCTTTCAAAGGATGAAAGCTTATCATATAGACGGGGAAAACCGGTTGTTTATTCACGCAGGGTATTCCTCTATGCACGGTCCTGAAAAAGAAGTCTATTCCAGTAATTACCGCTGGGACAGAACCCTTTGGGAAACTGCTGTTGCCATGGATAAAAAATTAAAGAAAGACTCAACACTGTATCCTAAAAGACTGTTGTTGTATAGCGAGATATTTATAGGACATACACCGACATTAGATATAGGAATTACACATCCGGCCAACAAAGCCAATATCTGGAATATGGATACCGGAGCCGCTTTTACGGGTGCTTTATCAATAATGGATATTGATACCAAGGAATTCTGGCAGAGTGA includes:
- a CDS encoding O-acetyl-ADP-ribose deacetylase; protein product: MNIELIKADITKIQADAIVNAANSSLLGGGGVDGAIHRAGGKQILEECMMIRNRQGKCNTGEAVMTSAGNLPAKYVIHTVGPVCNHDEEKGSALLTNCYINSLKLAESLGVKTIAFPNISTGIYKFPKELAGKIAVETVKNFQSETIEKVIFVCFDDENEAIYKKLLD
- a CDS encoding SIR2 family NAD-dependent protein deacylase, which translates into the protein MKKLTILSGAGISAESGIKTFRDGDGLWENHNVTDVASPEGWRKDRELVLEFYNQRRRQLHEVDPNEAHQLVAELEKYFEVQIITQNIDDLHERAGSTHILHIHGELFKSCSCNNKNLTYEQKGDINIGDKAEDGAQLRPDIVWFGEDVPLYQTAREKVKEADILVVIGTSLQVYPAAGLIHEIKDDCLLVVINPNETGFGYGKRAVVMKESATRGMKLLFDKLVNLA
- a CDS encoding ADP-ribosylglycohydrolase family protein, with product MENTVKAGIFGVCIGDALGVPVEFRSREQLKRSPVTQMRAMGTHHQPVGTWSDDSSLAFCLAESLSNGYDLENIALKFLQWYNAEIWTPHGRVFDIGIATSQAIHRISKGTSPALCGGTSEFDNGNGSLMRILPLLFYIKDFPIEKRFDITKDVSSITHGHIRSVLACFIYLELALEILKGQDKWKSYRTMQKKVREFLNHNPICSQNEMDKFHRILELKIGEYDVAPLYTLQEEEIKSSGYVLHSLEASLWCFLTTETYAEAVLKAVNLGEDTDTTGAITGGIAGIYYGVENIPEEWIAELVRKNDIEALCEKLEKKIN
- a CDS encoding RNA 2'-phosphotransferase, translating into MNEIENKRISKFLSLILRHQPETINLKLDENGWAEVDELITKSAKGRMHFSFEDLEEVVETNNKKRFAFNEDKTRIRASQGHSIDIDLALKTMRPPDFLYHGTAEANISSILEKGIEKRSRQHVHLSADKETATKVGMRHGKPVILTIRTKEMHEDGIAFYLSANEVWLTDFINAKYISK
- a CDS encoding metallophosphoesterase, with protein sequence MGRTLVIGDIHGGFKALLQIFERAEVTADDKLIFLGDYVDGWSESSQVIQFLIQLSEKQECIFIKGNHDVWTEDWLSLGSDTGVWLSNGGKSTVESYNDYSLENLDLHLEFFQRMKAYHIDGENRLFIHAGYSSMHGPEKEVYSSNYRWDRTLWETAVAMDKKLKKDSTLYPKRLLLYSEIFIGHTPTLDIGITHPANKANIWNMDTGAAFTGALSIMDIDTKEFWQSEPLPALYPDEKGRNNDLFRTKIR